From one Nodosilinea sp. PGN35 genomic stretch:
- a CDS encoding CocE/NonD family hydrolase has product MASPAPQPGKVTEGNPATVHLDADVYYPMGEGSFPVLLMRQPYGRAIASTVVYAHPTWYASHGYIVVIQDVRGRGTSGGEFDLFRHEADDGYATVQWAAALPQSSGKVGMYGFSYQGMTQLYAAAKQPPALRAIAPAMVGYDLYADWAYENGALPLQIGLGWALQLAAETARLKGNAAAYQALRQAAHHLPLGDAIPPRPQVLSTYAADSFFHQWLDHPRPDDYWRSLQPDLTAVDLPMLHIGGWYDPYLRGDLRLYQQMIAQGSAPQSLWIGPWGHLPWGRRVGAVDFGPEADSPIDRLHLRWFDRFLKDAPAEASAEAPVQLFVMGANQWRGRDRWPTRPGSPFYLRSSGLAGLRGDDGTLSPHLFQVAGNVVSPAEDVLVHDPWRPVPSLGGHCGLPPGPFDRGAIDSRTDVLTYTTDSLSEGLTLVGTAIATLYCRADAPSFDLSLVLSEVYSDGRTINLTQGQCRVDNADDSNAGPQVVTVPLQPTACTLAPGHRLRLSVAAACFPAYALNSGTGARPGDCPQIDHRVITVGLAYGPVYPSCVKLPLGAE; this is encoded by the coding sequence GTGGCCTCCCCTGCGCCCCAGCCGGGGAAAGTCACCGAGGGGAACCCTGCCACCGTTCACCTCGACGCCGATGTGTACTACCCCATGGGCGAGGGGTCGTTTCCGGTGCTGCTGATGCGGCAGCCCTACGGCCGGGCGATCGCCTCTACCGTGGTCTATGCCCACCCCACCTGGTACGCCAGCCACGGCTACATCGTGGTGATTCAAGACGTGCGGGGGCGGGGCACCTCGGGGGGCGAGTTTGACCTGTTTCGCCACGAGGCCGACGACGGCTACGCCACGGTGCAGTGGGCGGCAGCGCTACCCCAGAGCAGCGGCAAGGTCGGCATGTACGGGTTTTCTTACCAAGGCATGACCCAGCTGTACGCGGCGGCGAAACAACCGCCCGCCCTCAGGGCGATCGCCCCAGCCATGGTGGGCTACGACCTCTACGCCGACTGGGCCTACGAAAACGGTGCCCTGCCGCTGCAAATTGGCCTGGGCTGGGCGCTCCAGCTCGCCGCCGAAACCGCCCGTCTCAAGGGCAACGCTGCGGCCTATCAGGCGCTGCGCCAGGCGGCCCACCACCTGCCCCTGGGCGATGCCATCCCCCCCCGGCCCCAGGTGCTCAGCACCTACGCCGCCGACTCTTTCTTTCACCAGTGGCTCGATCACCCCCGGCCTGACGACTACTGGCGATCGCTCCAGCCCGATTTGACGGCGGTAGACCTGCCCATGCTCCACATCGGCGGCTGGTACGACCCCTACCTGCGGGGCGATCTGCGCCTGTACCAGCAGATGATTGCCCAAGGCAGCGCCCCCCAATCCCTGTGGATTGGGCCCTGGGGTCACCTGCCCTGGGGCCGTCGGGTAGGGGCGGTGGACTTTGGCCCCGAGGCCGACAGTCCCATCGATCGTCTGCACCTGCGCTGGTTCGACCGATTTTTGAAAGATGCTCCCGCCGAGGCCAGCGCTGAGGCTCCCGTTCAGCTGTTTGTGATGGGGGCCAACCAGTGGCGGGGGCGCGATCGCTGGCCTACCCGCCCCGGCTCCCCCTTCTACCTCCGCAGCAGCGGCCTGGCGGGGCTGCGCGGGGATGACGGCACACTCAGTCCCCACCTGTTTCAGGTAGCAGGAAACGTCGTTTCCCCCGCTGAAGACGTGCTCGTCCACGACCCCTGGCGACCGGTGCCCTCCCTGGGGGGCCACTGCGGCCTGCCCCCCGGCCCCTTCGATCGCGGGGCGATCGACAGCCGCACCGATGTCCTGACCTATACGACCGACTCCCTGAGCGAGGGGCTGACCCTGGTGGGAACGGCGATCGCCACCCTCTACTGCCGGGCCGACGCCCCCAGCTTTGACCTCAGCCTGGTGCTCTCGGAGGTCTACAGCGATGGCCGGACGATCAACCTCACCCAGGGGCAGTGCCGGGTTGACAATGCCGATGACTCCAATGCCGGCCCCCAGGTGGTGACGGTGCCCCTGCAACCCACGGCCTGCACCCTGGCCCCCGGTCATCGGCTGCGGCTGAGCGTGGCGGCGGCCTGCTTTCCGGCCTACGCACTCAACAGCGGCACCGGAGCCCGGCCTGGAGACTGCCCCCAGATCGACCATCGGGTGATCACCGTTGGCCTGGCCTACGGGCCAGTTTATCCCTCCTGCGTCAAGTTACCTCTAGGGGCAGAGTGA
- a CDS encoding cupin domain-containing protein, whose translation MDTVVVDSLACPLPTSCVVPVYKSPKDYQAFRISPGDSNRLALVFDPTIADMSLTYCVEIFDVGGKTPPNRHQVAVEMFFVLKGEGRATCDGKTVAIQAGDSILVPPSGVHVVENTGPTRLYALCIMVPNEDFAELIRSGTPVELDDEDLAVLGRHDAPQPISLAS comes from the coding sequence ATGGATACCGTCGTTGTCGATTCCCTGGCCTGCCCGTTGCCTACGAGCTGCGTCGTTCCGGTGTATAAGTCGCCCAAGGACTACCAGGCTTTTCGCATTAGCCCCGGCGACAGCAATCGCTTGGCCCTGGTGTTTGACCCCACCATTGCCGATATGTCGCTGACCTACTGCGTGGAGATTTTTGACGTGGGCGGCAAAACCCCTCCCAATCGTCACCAGGTCGCAGTCGAAATGTTCTTTGTGCTCAAGGGCGAAGGCCGCGCCACCTGCGACGGCAAAACCGTGGCAATTCAGGCAGGAGACAGTATTTTGGTGCCCCCCAGCGGCGTACATGTAGTCGAAAACACCGGCCCCACGCGGCTCTATGCCCTGTGCATCATGGTGCCCAACGAAGATTTTGCCGAGCTGATCCGCAGCGGCACTCCCGTTGAGCTAGACGACGAAGACCTAGCCGTACTAGGGCGGCACGACGCTCCCCAACCCATATCCCTAGCTTCGTAG
- a CDS encoding SpoIIE family protein phosphatase produces the protein MIDILIIEHDAATEQFLVSALKQQGYSVTTARSGAEGLTLAEKLLPGVIICDWNIPGTIDGLAICQALKHHPVLSITSLLLLTARYSTADRVKGLEMGADDLLSKPVDINELNARVRAGLRIYQLTQDLRQQKQRMEAEMAEAEGYVRSLLPDDQNGRVPIQSRFLPSQQLGGDCYDYYWLDPDYLVMYLLDVSGHGLGSALLSTSVLNVLRAQSLPDVSFYRPEKVLRALNETFQMSDQNQKYFTIWYGVLNCANRQLLYASAGHPPAVLVSIDADQTVTTTRLRTPGMPVGMLPEAKYQWQRCQLPPNSSLYLFSDGLYEVLQDNEQYIGLDNFVNLLAEAKRERSIDHILDSVIQRQAGEVASDDMSLMMVNLD, from the coding sequence ATGATCGACATCCTCATCATTGAGCACGATGCCGCCACAGAGCAGTTTTTGGTCAGCGCTCTCAAGCAGCAGGGCTATAGCGTCACCACGGCCCGCAGCGGGGCAGAGGGTCTCACCCTGGCCGAGAAGCTGCTGCCGGGAGTCATCATCTGCGACTGGAATATTCCTGGCACCATTGACGGGTTGGCCATCTGCCAGGCGCTCAAGCACCACCCGGTGCTCTCGATTACCTCGCTGCTGCTGCTGACGGCCCGCTATAGCACCGCCGACCGGGTCAAGGGGCTGGAGATGGGGGCCGACGATCTGCTCTCAAAACCGGTGGATATTAACGAGCTGAACGCGCGGGTGCGGGCGGGGCTGCGCATCTACCAGCTCACCCAGGATCTGCGCCAGCAAAAGCAGCGCATGGAAGCCGAAATGGCCGAAGCTGAGGGCTACGTGCGATCGCTTCTGCCCGACGACCAGAATGGCCGAGTGCCCATTCAGTCAAGGTTTTTGCCCTCCCAGCAGCTGGGCGGTGACTGCTACGACTACTACTGGCTCGACCCCGACTACCTGGTGATGTACCTGCTCGATGTCTCAGGCCACGGCCTGGGATCGGCGCTGCTCTCCACCTCGGTGCTGAACGTGCTGCGGGCCCAGTCGCTGCCCGACGTCAGCTTCTACCGCCCCGAGAAGGTGCTGCGGGCGCTGAACGAAACCTTTCAGATGAGCGATCAGAACCAAAAATATTTCACCATCTGGTACGGTGTGCTCAACTGCGCCAACCGCCAGCTGCTCTACGCCAGTGCTGGCCACCCCCCGGCGGTGCTGGTGTCGATCGATGCCGACCAAACGGTGACCACCACCCGCCTGCGCACCCCCGGCATGCCCGTGGGCATGCTGCCCGAGGCCAAGTACCAGTGGCAGCGCTGCCAGCTACCCCCCAACAGCAGCCTCTATCTATTCAGCGACGGCCTCTACGAAGTGCTGCAAGACAATGAGCAGTACATTGGCCTCGACAACTTCGTAAACCTGCTGGCTGAGGCCAAGCGCGAGCGCAGCATTGACCACATTCTCGACAGCGTAATTCAGCGCCAGGCGGGAGAAGTGGCCAGCGATGACATGTCGCTGATGATGGTCAACCTAGACTAG
- a CDS encoding STAS domain-containing protein, translating to MSSNVQVIQPTGILDSTKAEEFRESVETLLQEGAEVILVDLTDITFVDSSGLGTLVVLLKKARGLNRSFCICSINDQVRMLFELTSMDRVFEIYENRQAFENAKLTVS from the coding sequence ATGAGTTCTAACGTTCAGGTTATTCAGCCGACCGGTATCTTAGACAGCACCAAAGCAGAAGAGTTTCGCGAGTCTGTGGAAACCCTTCTCCAGGAAGGGGCTGAGGTTATTTTGGTGGATCTGACCGACATTACCTTTGTTGACAGCTCGGGCCTAGGAACTCTGGTGGTGCTGCTCAAAAAGGCGCGCGGGCTCAACCGTAGCTTCTGCATCTGCTCCATCAATGACCAGGTACGGATGCTGTTTGAACTCACCAGTATGGATCGGGTGTTTGAAATTTACGAAAACCGCCAGGCCTTTGAAAACGCTAAGCTCACGGTGTCCTAA